A region of Pseudomonas marginalis DNA encodes the following proteins:
- the argE gene encoding acetylornithine deacetylase: MKPRVLEILKQLMAFDTVSSESNMALIEYVRDLLLTKGIDSLIVKDPSGKKANLFASTGPREQPGVLLSGHTDVVPAAGQAWTFPAFAATVQDGRIYGRGSCDMKGFIALAIDAMLDAADHSLNRPLQLALSHDEEIGCVGVRRLLDVLHLAPVRPFLCVIGEPTNMQFVLGHKGKGSYRTYCRGQEAHSSLAPRSVNAIHVACDFIAALRDSQQQLQRHGAQDNDYDVPYSTVHVGQIIGGKALNIVPNLCTLDFEVRNLPADDLDAFLEQMRERAEVIVREAQKLSSVAAIEIETINVYPGLDTHPSVEAVHFLKQFAAPGTGTSKVSFGTEGGLFKQRLDVPVVVCGPGSIEQAHKPDEFIEISQMDAGERFLQGLLGSLTA, encoded by the coding sequence ATGAAACCCCGCGTATTGGAGATTCTGAAACAGCTGATGGCCTTCGACACCGTGTCATCGGAGTCGAACATGGCCTTGATCGAGTATGTGCGCGACCTGCTGCTGACCAAGGGCATCGACTCGCTGATCGTCAAGGACCCCAGCGGCAAGAAAGCCAACCTGTTCGCCAGCACCGGGCCCAGGGAACAGCCCGGCGTGCTGCTGTCCGGGCACACCGACGTGGTGCCGGCGGCGGGGCAGGCCTGGACCTTTCCCGCCTTTGCCGCCACCGTGCAGGACGGGCGCATTTATGGGCGTGGCAGCTGCGACATGAAGGGCTTTATCGCCCTGGCCATCGACGCCATGCTGGACGCCGCCGACCACAGCCTGAACCGCCCGCTGCAGCTGGCCCTGTCCCATGACGAAGAAATCGGCTGCGTCGGCGTGCGGCGCTTGCTCGACGTGCTGCACCTGGCGCCGGTGCGGCCGTTTCTGTGTGTGATCGGTGAGCCGACCAACATGCAGTTTGTCCTCGGCCACAAGGGCAAGGGGTCCTACCGCACGTACTGCCGAGGCCAGGAGGCGCATTCATCCCTGGCGCCGCGCTCGGTCAACGCCATCCACGTGGCCTGCGACTTTATCGCCGCCCTGCGTGACAGCCAGCAGCAGTTGCAACGCCATGGTGCCCAGGACAATGACTATGACGTGCCCTACAGCACCGTGCATGTGGGCCAGATTATCGGCGGCAAGGCGCTGAATATCGTGCCCAACCTGTGCACCCTGGACTTCGAAGTGCGCAACCTGCCGGCCGACGACCTGGACGCGTTCCTGGAGCAGATGCGCGAGCGCGCCGAGGTGATCGTGCGTGAGGCGCAGAAGCTGTCCAGCGTGGCGGCCATCGAGATCGAAACGATCAACGTCTATCCTGGCCTCGACACCCACCCCAGTGTCGAGGCGGTGCACTTTCTCAAGCAATTCGCCGCGCCGGGCACCGGCACCTCCAAGGTCTCGTTCGGCACCGAAGGCGGCCTGTTCAAGCAGCGCCTGGACGTACCGGTGGTGGTGTGCGGGCCGGGCTCCATCGAGCAGGCGCACAAGCCCGACGAGTTTATCGAGATCAGCCAGATGGACGCCGGCGAGCGCTTTTTGCAAGGCTTGCTCGGTTCGCTGACGGCCTAG
- a CDS encoding NAD-dependent succinate-semialdehyde dehydrogenase translates to MLKNRLQDPSLLAELAYVDGQWIAADSGATLDIRDPATGHLIAQVPAMDAVDTRRAIEAAERAWPAWRARPTAERAALLERWYQVMIDNLDDLALIMTCEQGKPLNEARGEVRYGAGFVKWFAEEARRVYGETMPAPSGDRRLLTLKQPVGVCAAITPWNFPNAMITRKCAPALAAGCPIIVKPSDLTPLSALALAVLAERVGIPAGVFNVITGLPAGIGEELTGNPAVRKISFTGSTAVGRLLMRQSAEHIKRLSLELGGNAPFIVFDDADLEQAVAGVMLSKFRNAGQTCVCANRILVQDGIYARFAARLVEEVGKLKVGNGLDDGVTIGPLINPAAVSKVARHIDDALSQGARLLCGAVPSGDSQFVQPTVLGDTLAGMLLANEETFGPVAPLMRFTDEAQALALANATPYGLGAYYFTQDLQRSWRFGEALEFGMVGLNTGIISMEVAPFGGIKQSGLGREGSKYGLDEYLEVKAFHIGGLN, encoded by the coding sequence ATGCTCAAGAATCGCTTGCAAGACCCCAGCCTGCTGGCTGAACTCGCCTACGTAGATGGCCAGTGGATCGCTGCCGACAGCGGCGCCACCCTGGACATCCGCGACCCGGCCACCGGCCACTTGATTGCCCAGGTGCCGGCCATGGACGCGGTGGACACCCGCCGCGCCATCGAAGCCGCCGAGCGTGCCTGGCCGGCCTGGCGCGCACGCCCGACTGCCGAACGCGCGGCGCTGCTGGAGCGCTGGTACCAGGTGATGATCGACAACCTCGATGACCTGGCGCTGATCATGACCTGCGAGCAGGGCAAACCCCTGAACGAAGCCCGTGGCGAAGTGCGCTACGGTGCCGGTTTCGTCAAATGGTTCGCCGAGGAAGCGCGCCGGGTCTACGGCGAAACCATGCCCGCGCCCAGCGGTGATCGGCGTTTGCTGACCCTCAAGCAACCGGTGGGCGTATGCGCCGCCATCACCCCATGGAATTTCCCCAACGCGATGATCACGCGCAAATGCGCACCGGCGCTGGCCGCCGGTTGCCCGATCATCGTCAAACCCTCGGACCTCACGCCGCTGTCGGCCCTGGCCCTGGCGGTGCTGGCCGAGCGCGTCGGCATTCCGGCCGGGGTGTTCAATGTGATCACCGGCTTACCCGCCGGCATTGGCGAAGAGCTGACCGGCAACCCGGCGGTGCGCAAGATTTCCTTTACCGGCTCCACCGCCGTCGGCCGCCTGTTGATGCGCCAGAGTGCCGAGCACATCAAGCGCTTGAGCCTGGAACTGGGCGGCAATGCGCCGTTTATCGTGTTCGATGACGCCGACCTCGAACAGGCGGTGGCCGGGGTGATGCTCAGCAAGTTTCGCAACGCCGGGCAAACCTGCGTGTGCGCTAACCGCATCCTGGTGCAGGACGGTATCTACGCGCGTTTCGCGGCGCGGCTGGTGGAAGAGGTGGGCAAGCTCAAGGTCGGCAACGGCCTGGACGACGGCGTGACCATCGGCCCGCTGATCAACCCCGCAGCGGTGAGCAAAGTCGCGCGGCATATCGACGACGCCCTGAGCCAGGGCGCCCGGCTGCTGTGCGGCGCCGTCCCCAGCGGTGACAGCCAGTTTGTGCAGCCCACGGTACTTGGCGATACCCTCGCCGGGATGTTGCTGGCCAATGAAGAAACCTTCGGCCCGGTGGCACCGCTGATGCGCTTTACCGACGAAGCCCAGGCCCTCGCCCTGGCCAACGCCACCCCGTACGGCCTGGGCGCCTACTATTTCACCCAGGACCTGCAGCGTTCGTGGCGCTTTGGCGAGGCCCTGGAGTTCGGCATGGTCGGGCTCAACACGGGGATCATCTCGATGGAAGTCGCGCCGTTCGGCGGCATCAAGCAATCGGGCCTGGGGCGCGAAGGCAGCAAGTACGGCCTGGACGAATACCTTGAAGTCAAAGCCTTCCATATCGGCGGCTTGAACTGA